Proteins co-encoded in one Arachis hypogaea cultivar Tifrunner chromosome 13, arahy.Tifrunner.gnm2.J5K5, whole genome shotgun sequence genomic window:
- the LOC112733665 gene encoding telomere repeat-binding protein 3 isoform X1 gives MVSKKRIDYGFNGFRVPVIPKGPRSARRRGVFKKANQDDEACAFELLALAGMLLQESESSASSNASEGNHQPAFGQGVIEQEKHDEVKPIITDNILRGSCGESQFRTEVAMQNCTQKSVLDANADCLQGCISANNNFDCRRKAGADVKSEICEWDNKFQHYSNRLVEAPENFRESCDVNVNNGFRQEKEANSSGFQGSNSADKSSTKNQLELNMSRTLIDSNSNAKSPLYRKYFSIASYSKHGNGNKLGVRDDDEKFLRCSKVCTKSKTFRSPQRIAHRRIRKHLFSKHWKVAPNLKDCELSRSEFADMGAQLLYRKRKICQSFERSEHKIRVKRRKFFDRVSGVTSDGGFSSESVSNSPEKGMDNPKDPHVKFSIKTIRIPELYFEVPETATIGSLKSTIMETVMTILGGGAHVGVLLQGKKVRDDNRTLVQTGISCKESLDNLSFELEPSSLLDSAAACVGDPPSQCETSQPAGSPETPVIDSEITDTLHESSLLTNPGNLVESNHDSMTSPTDPTVDKESLDCRALVVVPASTDALAVVPFSQKSKRSECAQRRTRRPFSVTEVEALVRAVEELGTGRWRDVKFRAFENAEHRTYVDLKDKWKTLVHTAKISPQQRRGEPVPQELLDRVLAAHAYWSQHQAKQHGGKTLKITETSSAETEKPSIEAVVQSQPLVML, from the exons ATGGTGTCAAAGAAGAGGATTGATTATGGATTTAATGGCTTTCGTGTCCCCGTTATACCCAAAGGCCCTAGATCTGCAAGA AGGAGGGGTGTTTTCAAGAAAGCAAATCAGGATGATGAAGCTTGTGCTTTTGAGCTACTTGCATTAGCTGGCATGTTGTTGCAGGAGAGTGAAAGCTCTGCTTCTAGCAATGCATCCGAAGGAAATCATCAACCTGCCTTTGGCCAAGGTGTCATTGAACAAGAGAAACACGACGAAGTTAAACCTATAATAACAGACAACATTCTTCGGGGAAGTTGTGGAGAAAGTCAGTTCAGGACTGAGGTGGCCATGCAAAACTGTACTCAGAAATCTGTTCTGGATGCCAATGCAGATTGTTTACAAGGATGCATTTCAGCTAATAATAATTTTGACTGTAGGAGAAAAGCTGGAGCTGATGTGAAGTCCGAAATTTGTGAATGGGATAATAAATTCCAACACTATTCTAATAGATTAGTAGAAGCACCTGAAAATTTTAGGGAGTCATGTGATGTTAATGTAAATAATGGATTCAGACAGGAGAAGGAGGCTAACAGTTCAGGCTTTCAGGGATCAAATTCGGCTGATAAAAGTAGTACGAAGAATCAATTGGAGTTGAATATGTCTCGGACACTAATTGACTCAAATAGTAATGCTAAGTCTCCATTGTATAGGAAATATTTTTCCATTGCTTCCTATTCGAAGCATGGGAATGGTAATAAGTTAGGTGTTAGAGATGATGACGAAAAATTTTTAAGGTGCAGCAAGGTTTGCACCAAGTCAAAAACTTTTAGGTCTCCGCAACGCATTGCGCACCGGAGAATCAGGAAGCATCTGTTTTCCAAACACTGGAAAGTTGCTCCAAACTTGAAGGACTGTGAACTTTCAAGATCAG AATTTGCAGATATGGGAGCACAACTGCTTTATCGCAAGAGGAAGATTTGTCAGAGTTTCGAAAGATCTGAGCACAAGATCCGTGTTAAGAGGAGGAAATTCTTTGACCGGGTTTCAGGGGTAACTTCGGATGGAGGATTCAGCAGTGAGAGTGTGTCTAATTCCCCTGAGAAGGGAATGGATAATCCTAAGGATCCTCATG TGAAATTTAGCATTAAGACAATAAGGATACCAGAGCTTTATTTTGAGGTCCCTGAAACTGCGACTATTGGATCGCTGAAG AGCACAATCATGGAAACAGTGATGACTATACTTGGAGGTGGTGCGCATGTTGGTGTTCTTCTTCAGGGAAAGAAGGTTAGAGATGACAATAGGACACTTGTACAGACTGGTATATCTTGCAAAGAAAGTCTGGATAACCTCAGTTTCGAGTTGGAGCCGAGTTCTCTACTAGATTCTGCAGCAGCTTGTGTCGGTGATCCTCCTTCTCAATGTGAAACTTCACAGCCTGCCGG GTCCCCAGAAACTCCGGTGATAGATTCAGAGATTACTGATACGTTGCATGAATCTTCCTTGCTGACAAATCCAGGCAACCTAGTCGAAAGTAACCATGACTCTATGACTTCCCCCACTGACCCTACTGTTGACAAAGAAAGTCTAGATTGCCGAGCACTGGTTGTTGTTCCAGCTAGCACAGATGCATTAGCTGTGGTCCCTTTTAGTCAGAAAAGCAAGCGCTCCGAGTGTGCACAGCGGCGAACCAGGCGACCGTTCTCTGTGACAGAGGTAGAAGCActggtccgagctgttgaggaaCTCGGAACTGGAAG GTGGCGTGATGTTAAGTTTCGAGCTTTCGAGAATGCTGAGCACAGGACTTATGTAGACTTAAAG GATAAATGGAAAACATTAGTGCACACAGCGAAAATCTCGCCGCAACAGAGGAGAGGGGAGCCAGTACCACAGGAACTGTTGGATAGGGTTTTGGCTGCACATGCTTACTGGTC
- the LOC112733665 gene encoding telomere repeat-binding protein 3 isoform X2, with amino-acid sequence MVSKKRIDYGFNGFRVPVIPKGPRSARRRGVFKKANQDDEACAFELLALAGMLLQESESSASSNASEGNHQPAFGQGVIEQEKHDEVKPIITDNILRGSCGESQFRTEVAMQNCTQKSVLDANADCLQGCISANNNFDCRRKAGADVKSEICEWDNKFQHYSNRLVEAPENFRESCDVNVNNGFRQEKEANSSGFQGSNSADKSSTKNQLELNMSRTLIDSNSNAKSPLYRKYFSIASYSKHGNGNKLGVRDDDEKFLRCSKVCTKSKTFRSPQRIAHRRIRKHLFSKHWKVAPNLKDCELSRSDMGAQLLYRKRKICQSFERSEHKIRVKRRKFFDRVSGVTSDGGFSSESVSNSPEKGMDNPKDPHVKFSIKTIRIPELYFEVPETATIGSLKSTIMETVMTILGGGAHVGVLLQGKKVRDDNRTLVQTGISCKESLDNLSFELEPSSLLDSAAACVGDPPSQCETSQPAGSPETPVIDSEITDTLHESSLLTNPGNLVESNHDSMTSPTDPTVDKESLDCRALVVVPASTDALAVVPFSQKSKRSECAQRRTRRPFSVTEVEALVRAVEELGTGRWRDVKFRAFENAEHRTYVDLKDKWKTLVHTAKISPQQRRGEPVPQELLDRVLAAHAYWSQHQAKQHGGKTLKITETSSAETEKPSIEAVVQSQPLVML; translated from the exons ATGGTGTCAAAGAAGAGGATTGATTATGGATTTAATGGCTTTCGTGTCCCCGTTATACCCAAAGGCCCTAGATCTGCAAGA AGGAGGGGTGTTTTCAAGAAAGCAAATCAGGATGATGAAGCTTGTGCTTTTGAGCTACTTGCATTAGCTGGCATGTTGTTGCAGGAGAGTGAAAGCTCTGCTTCTAGCAATGCATCCGAAGGAAATCATCAACCTGCCTTTGGCCAAGGTGTCATTGAACAAGAGAAACACGACGAAGTTAAACCTATAATAACAGACAACATTCTTCGGGGAAGTTGTGGAGAAAGTCAGTTCAGGACTGAGGTGGCCATGCAAAACTGTACTCAGAAATCTGTTCTGGATGCCAATGCAGATTGTTTACAAGGATGCATTTCAGCTAATAATAATTTTGACTGTAGGAGAAAAGCTGGAGCTGATGTGAAGTCCGAAATTTGTGAATGGGATAATAAATTCCAACACTATTCTAATAGATTAGTAGAAGCACCTGAAAATTTTAGGGAGTCATGTGATGTTAATGTAAATAATGGATTCAGACAGGAGAAGGAGGCTAACAGTTCAGGCTTTCAGGGATCAAATTCGGCTGATAAAAGTAGTACGAAGAATCAATTGGAGTTGAATATGTCTCGGACACTAATTGACTCAAATAGTAATGCTAAGTCTCCATTGTATAGGAAATATTTTTCCATTGCTTCCTATTCGAAGCATGGGAATGGTAATAAGTTAGGTGTTAGAGATGATGACGAAAAATTTTTAAGGTGCAGCAAGGTTTGCACCAAGTCAAAAACTTTTAGGTCTCCGCAACGCATTGCGCACCGGAGAATCAGGAAGCATCTGTTTTCCAAACACTGGAAAGTTGCTCCAAACTTGAAGGACTGTGAACTTTCAAGATCAG ATATGGGAGCACAACTGCTTTATCGCAAGAGGAAGATTTGTCAGAGTTTCGAAAGATCTGAGCACAAGATCCGTGTTAAGAGGAGGAAATTCTTTGACCGGGTTTCAGGGGTAACTTCGGATGGAGGATTCAGCAGTGAGAGTGTGTCTAATTCCCCTGAGAAGGGAATGGATAATCCTAAGGATCCTCATG TGAAATTTAGCATTAAGACAATAAGGATACCAGAGCTTTATTTTGAGGTCCCTGAAACTGCGACTATTGGATCGCTGAAG AGCACAATCATGGAAACAGTGATGACTATACTTGGAGGTGGTGCGCATGTTGGTGTTCTTCTTCAGGGAAAGAAGGTTAGAGATGACAATAGGACACTTGTACAGACTGGTATATCTTGCAAAGAAAGTCTGGATAACCTCAGTTTCGAGTTGGAGCCGAGTTCTCTACTAGATTCTGCAGCAGCTTGTGTCGGTGATCCTCCTTCTCAATGTGAAACTTCACAGCCTGCCGG GTCCCCAGAAACTCCGGTGATAGATTCAGAGATTACTGATACGTTGCATGAATCTTCCTTGCTGACAAATCCAGGCAACCTAGTCGAAAGTAACCATGACTCTATGACTTCCCCCACTGACCCTACTGTTGACAAAGAAAGTCTAGATTGCCGAGCACTGGTTGTTGTTCCAGCTAGCACAGATGCATTAGCTGTGGTCCCTTTTAGTCAGAAAAGCAAGCGCTCCGAGTGTGCACAGCGGCGAACCAGGCGACCGTTCTCTGTGACAGAGGTAGAAGCActggtccgagctgttgaggaaCTCGGAACTGGAAG GTGGCGTGATGTTAAGTTTCGAGCTTTCGAGAATGCTGAGCACAGGACTTATGTAGACTTAAAG GATAAATGGAAAACATTAGTGCACACAGCGAAAATCTCGCCGCAACAGAGGAGAGGGGAGCCAGTACCACAGGAACTGTTGGATAGGGTTTTGGCTGCACATGCTTACTGGTC